A part of Halobaculum sp. MBLA0143 genomic DNA contains:
- a CDS encoding beta-ribofuranosylaminobenzene 5'-phosphate synthase family protein: MTDGHTPARDAVTVTAGGRLHFGFGNLSLAHERLYGACGATVAEPRVRLTARPAEEATADTETAARYTERVCETLAVPGARVSVAESLPRHAGLGSGTQTALAVLTAVARLYALEPRVRERAPTLGRGGRSGVGVAAFERGGFVLDAGHPTERFTAARPADGDWTVPPVAARHTLPEDWRFLVVVPDAAPGRSGDGEEASMRSVVESADPAVADRVAGVIARRLLPAVAAGAVDRFGAAVRELGRLNGSWFADEQGGVYRPPVGDVVSELADATAVSGVGQSSWGPTVYAVTDTARADAAREAGRRALDAAGVAGDVTLAAPRNDGATVVDDAV; encoded by the coding sequence GTGACCGACGGCCACACGCCAGCGCGGGACGCCGTCACCGTGACGGCCGGCGGCCGGCTCCACTTCGGGTTCGGCAACCTGAGTCTCGCCCACGAGCGACTGTACGGCGCCTGCGGCGCGACGGTGGCGGAGCCCCGGGTCCGGCTCACCGCCCGCCCGGCCGAGGAGGCGACTGCCGACACGGAGACGGCCGCCCGCTACACGGAACGGGTGTGTGAGACACTGGCCGTCCCCGGAGCGCGCGTGTCCGTCGCGGAGTCGCTCCCACGACACGCCGGCCTGGGCAGCGGCACCCAGACCGCGTTGGCCGTGCTCACGGCCGTCGCCCGACTGTACGCCCTGGAGCCACGGGTGCGCGAGCGGGCGCCGACGCTGGGCCGTGGCGGGCGTTCCGGCGTCGGCGTCGCCGCCTTCGAACGGGGTGGGTTCGTCCTGGACGCCGGCCACCCGACGGAGCGGTTCACCGCCGCCCGCCCCGCAGACGGCGACTGGACCGTCCCCCCGGTGGCTGCCCGCCACACCCTCCCGGAGGACTGGCGGTTCCTGGTGGTCGTCCCGGACGCAGCGCCCGGTCGTTCCGGCGACGGCGAGGAGGCCTCCATGCGGTCGGTGGTCGAGTCTGCGGACCCGGCCGTCGCCGACAGGGTCGCGGGCGTGATCGCCAGACGACTCCTGCCGGCGGTCGCTGCCGGCGCCGTCGACCGGTTCGGCGCCGCCGTCCGCGAACTCGGCCGACTCAACGGCTCCTGGTTCGCCGACGAACAGGGCGGCGTCTACCGCCCACCCGTCGGCGACGTGGTGTCGGAGCTCGCGGACGCGACCGCCGTCTCCGGCGTCGGCCAGTCCTCTTGGGGGCCGACCGTCTACGCCGTCACGGACACCGCTCGCGCCGACGCCGCCCGAGAGGCCGGCCGCCGGGCGCTCGACGCGGCCGGCGTCGCCGGCGACGTGACTCTCGCCGCCCCCCGCAACGACGGGGCGACCGTGGTAGACGACGCCGTCTGA
- a CDS encoding HAD family hydrolase, producing the protein MYDAVVLDNDGVLVGRTSYDVLREATWSAFETLSIDDPDPDDVESMVVGVSPEQLSSVADRYGVSAEDLWAARDLHAHRRQRREIEAGRKDLYPDVSVLREVDAPLGIVSSNQQQTVDYVLDHFGVRDMFASAVGRNPTPESLRRKKPNSHYLDRVVSELDADTALFVGDNESDLRAADNAGVDSAFIRRPHREEFDLSVTPTYDVADLHELVAICRR; encoded by the coding sequence GTGTACGACGCGGTGGTGCTCGACAACGACGGCGTGCTCGTGGGTCGGACCAGCTACGACGTTCTGCGGGAGGCGACCTGGAGCGCGTTCGAGACGCTGTCGATCGACGATCCGGATCCCGACGACGTGGAGTCGATGGTCGTCGGCGTCTCGCCCGAGCAGCTGTCGTCCGTCGCGGACCGCTACGGCGTCTCCGCAGAGGATCTGTGGGCCGCCCGCGACCTCCACGCCCACCGCCGTCAGCGCCGCGAGATCGAGGCCGGCCGCAAGGACCTCTACCCGGACGTGTCCGTCCTCCGAGAGGTCGACGCGCCGCTGGGGATCGTCTCTTCGAACCAACAACAGACGGTCGACTACGTGTTGGACCACTTCGGCGTCCGCGACATGTTCGCGTCGGCCGTCGGGCGCAACCCGACCCCGGAGAGCCTCCGTCGCAAGAAGCCCAACTCCCACTACCTCGACCGCGTGGTGTCGGAGCTGGACGCCGACACCGCACTGTTCGTCGGCGACAACGAGTCGGACCTGCGGGCGGCCGACAACGCCGGCGTCGACTCTGCGTTCATCAGGCGGCCACACCGCGAGGAGTTCGACCTCTCGGTCACCCCGACGTACGACGTCGCCGACCTCCACGAACTCGTTGCGATCTGTCGTCGGTAG
- a CDS encoding RNA-guided endonuclease InsQ/TnpB family protein yields MGEEYLRRTAITRPKLTPEQERLLDETLADWKRACNVASRVGWAADETRRRRLQELTYHGLGEETRLGSEHRILAAHQAAAALSGVKQTEALDEQYETSCPTFTADTMKHDARTMTLFDDETVSLATVDQRVRCELALPDDEDGYQRQYLDDDSWELTESTLTKRDGDYYLHLGFRKPKPTGLAERRDDTEDRTVLGVDLGIVNLAVTSTARFESGRELRHRHEEFERIRGSLQQTGTESAHRVIQRISGREERYTRDVLHRVANGIVDEAVEHDCEYIAFEDLSHIQNRAPPAKQFHEWAHRRLVDYVEYRADALGISVVFVSPAGTSRRCPECGHTDERNRSDRSTFRCVDCGTTGNADYIAAKNVGLRYVRRGLQSSRRTGDGRLALKSGTVKPSRGFTPSD; encoded by the coding sequence GTGGGCGAGGAGTACCTGCGGCGAACCGCGATCACCCGACCGAAGCTCACGCCGGAGCAGGAGCGACTGCTCGACGAGACGCTGGCCGACTGGAAGAGAGCGTGCAACGTCGCCAGCCGCGTCGGGTGGGCCGCCGACGAGACGCGGCGACGCCGTCTGCAGGAACTCACCTACCACGGGCTGGGTGAGGAGACCCGTCTGGGTAGTGAACACAGAATCCTCGCTGCACACCAGGCTGCGGCGGCGTTGAGCGGGGTCAAACAGACGGAGGCACTGGACGAGCAGTACGAGACCTCCTGTCCGACCTTCACGGCGGACACCATGAAGCACGACGCCCGCACGATGACGCTGTTCGACGACGAGACCGTCTCGCTCGCCACCGTCGACCAGAGAGTTCGGTGTGAACTCGCGCTCCCGGACGACGAGGACGGCTATCAGCGCCAGTATCTCGACGACGACTCCTGGGAGCTGACAGAGTCGACGCTCACGAAACGCGACGGGGACTACTATCTCCACCTGGGTTTTCGAAAGCCGAAACCGACCGGTCTCGCGGAGCGCCGGGACGACACGGAGGACAGGACAGTTCTCGGTGTCGATCTCGGGATCGTGAATCTGGCCGTCACGAGCACAGCCAGATTCGAGTCCGGGAGGGAGCTACGGCACAGACACGAAGAGTTCGAACGGATTCGCGGCAGTCTCCAACAGACCGGTACGGAGTCGGCACACCGGGTGATTCAACGGATCAGTGGCCGGGAGGAACGGTACACTCGGGACGTGCTACATCGGGTTGCGAACGGGATCGTCGACGAGGCAGTCGAACACGACTGTGAGTACATCGCGTTCGAGGATCTGTCGCACATTCAGAACCGTGCCCCGCCGGCGAAACAGTTCCACGAGTGGGCACACCGCCGGCTCGTCGACTACGTCGAGTACCGCGCGGACGCGCTCGGAATCTCCGTCGTGTTCGTCTCGCCCGCCGGAACGAGCCGGCGCTGCCCGGAGTGTGGCCACACGGACGAACGCAACCGCTCGGATCGGTCCACATTCCGGTGTGTCGACTGCGGAACGACTGGGAACGCGGACTACATCGCGGCCAAGAACGTCGGACTGCGGTACGTCCGTCGCGGGCTACAGTCCTCGCGGCGGACGGGCGACGGTCGACTCGCCCTGAAGTCGGGAACTGTAAAGCCGAGTCGGGGATTCACCCCGTCCGACTGA
- a CDS encoding beta-ketoacyl synthase N-terminal-like domain-containing protein, with protein sequence MTDAHVVGAGQSAFGSFPGETYRSLCRTAYERAVPADLDTDRIDEAYLGTLGVGGRQIGLSGPAVTEHLGLHGTPCTRVENACAASGYALRQAVVAVESGYADLVLAGGVEVMTDTSADATKYWLGVSGETEWERMAGTTFAGVYAQMADAYLREHDADRRALSAVAAKNHANGADNPKAHLGFDCSVDDAESADVVADPLTLYHCCPTSDGAAFVLVASDAVADSFTDSVRVAGVGAASDHVGLYDRETYTSVPATRRAAATAYDRAGVTDPRADLDFAEVHDCFAVAELLAYEDLGLADDGEGARLATAGVTARDGAFPVNTSGGLKSKGHPIGATGAGQAVEAFHQLTDAAGARQLSDPERGLTHNVGGSGGAAVVHAFERAGVRGA encoded by the coding sequence GTGACAGACGCACACGTCGTCGGCGCGGGTCAGTCGGCCTTCGGCTCGTTTCCCGGCGAGACGTACCGGTCGCTGTGCCGGACGGCCTACGAACGGGCCGTCCCGGCCGATCTCGACACGGATCGGATCGACGAGGCGTACCTCGGCACGCTCGGCGTCGGCGGGCGACAGATCGGGCTGTCGGGCCCGGCCGTGACGGAACACCTCGGCCTCCACGGCACCCCCTGTACCCGGGTGGAGAACGCCTGTGCCGCCTCCGGTTACGCGCTCCGGCAGGCCGTGGTGGCGGTGGAGTCGGGGTACGCCGACCTCGTCCTCGCGGGCGGCGTGGAGGTGATGACGGACACCTCCGCGGACGCGACGAAGTACTGGCTGGGCGTCTCCGGCGAGACGGAGTGGGAACGGATGGCCGGCACCACCTTCGCCGGCGTGTACGCCCAGATGGCCGACGCCTACCTCCGAGAACACGACGCTGACCGCCGGGCGCTGTCGGCGGTCGCGGCCAAGAACCACGCCAACGGCGCCGACAACCCGAAGGCACACCTCGGGTTCGACTGTTCCGTCGACGACGCGGAGTCGGCGGACGTGGTCGCGGACCCGTTGACGCTGTACCACTGTTGTCCGACGAGCGACGGCGCGGCGTTCGTCCTGGTCGCGTCCGACGCGGTCGCCGACAGCTTCACCGACAGCGTCCGGGTGGCGGGCGTCGGCGCCGCCTCCGACCACGTCGGGCTGTACGACCGCGAGACGTACACGTCCGTCCCGGCGACGCGCCGGGCGGCCGCGACCGCCTACGACCGCGCCGGCGTCACCGACCCCCGAGCGGACCTGGACTTCGCGGAGGTTCACGACTGTTTCGCAGTCGCGGAACTGCTGGCGTACGAGGATCTCGGACTGGCGGACGACGGCGAAGGGGCGCGGCTGGCGACGGCGGGGGTGACGGCCCGCGACGGCGCGTTCCCGGTGAACACCTCCGGCGGGCTCAAGTCGAAGGGCCACCCCATCGGCGCGACCGGAGCGGGCCAGGCGGTAGAGGCGTTCCACCAACTGACGGACGCTGCCGGCGCCCGACAGCTGTCGGACCCGGAACGGGGGCTGACACACAACGTCGGCGGCTCCGGCGGTGCCGCCGTCGTCCACGCCTTCGAGCGCGCGGGGGTGCGGGGGGCGTGA
- a CDS encoding HemK2/MTQ2 family protein methyltransferase yields MSGDDTPDGEGPTERGDGTDTLDDDESSRDRLADRRGLGDPVYEPAEDSGLLAEAGRDHAQGLAVEVGTGSGWVAAQLRDVPAVDRVVGTDVNPHACRTARERGVETARVDLVAALADGAVDTLLFNPPYLPTDPDNEWDDWQEAALSGGESGRAVIEPFLDAAGRVVGPDGRVLLLVSSLTGFADVVEYAVARGFDAETVAEESYPYETLSVLRLDPRE; encoded by the coding sequence GTGAGCGGGGACGACACCCCCGACGGGGAGGGCCCGACCGAGCGCGGCGACGGCACCGACACCCTCGACGACGACGAGAGCAGCCGCGACCGGCTCGCCGACCGCCGCGGGCTCGGCGACCCGGTGTACGAGCCCGCCGAGGACTCCGGGCTGTTGGCCGAGGCTGGCCGCGACCACGCCCAGGGGCTCGCCGTCGAGGTCGGCACCGGCTCCGGCTGGGTCGCGGCGCAACTGCGCGACGTGCCGGCCGTCGACCGCGTCGTCGGCACGGACGTGAACCCCCACGCCTGCCGGACGGCCCGCGAGCGCGGCGTCGAGACCGCCCGGGTCGACCTGGTGGCCGCGCTCGCCGACGGGGCCGTCGACACGCTCCTGTTCAACCCCCCGTACCTCCCCACAGACCCGGACAACGAGTGGGACGACTGGCAGGAGGCCGCGTTGTCGGGCGGGGAGTCCGGCCGCGCCGTGATCGAGCCGTTCCTGGACGCCGCCGGGCGCGTGGTGGGGCCCGACGGGCGCGTCCTCCTGCTCGTCTCCTCGCTCACCGGCTTCGCCGACGTGGTGGAGTACGCCGTCGCCCGCGGGTTCGACGCCGAGACGGTCGCGGAGGAGTCGTACCCCTACGAGACGCTGTCCGTCCTCCGGCTCGACCCCCGGGAGTGA
- a CDS encoding PRC-barrel domain-containing protein — protein MTADGAPQEITSLVGREVYSNNGVFVGEVEDVRLDLGEEVVTGIALGELNEELFAGRVGATEGVMVPYRWVRAVGDVILVNDLVERLREDEEESTTQPTQT, from the coding sequence ATGACCGCGGACGGGGCACCACAGGAGATTACGTCGCTCGTCGGCCGTGAAGTGTACTCGAACAACGGCGTCTTCGTCGGTGAAGTCGAGGACGTCCGGCTGGACTTGGGCGAAGAGGTCGTCACCGGCATCGCGTTGGGTGAACTGAACGAGGAACTGTTCGCCGGGCGGGTCGGAGCGACGGAGGGCGTGATGGTGCCGTACCGCTGGGTCCGGGCGGTCGGGGACGTGATTCTCGTCAACGACCTCGTCGAACGGCTCCGCGAGGACGAAGAGGAGTCGACGACACAGCCCACTCAGACGTGA
- a CDS encoding ABC transporter ATP-binding protein codes for MLSVSGIGKQYDGSIWGVRDVTLDLDAGIHGLLGPNGAGKSTLLRMLTTVTEPTEGDITWDGTDVVDSPMPLRRSLGYLPQDFGVYPDLTLEEFLEYVGALRSMDGESVDARIEELLELTNLADVRDRRLDGFSGGMRQRAGIAQALLNDPELLVLDEPTVGLDPEERVRFRNVVSELATDRVVILSTHIVPDIEATASRIALLNGGRLVDHTDPERLIERVEGNVYEYNVPADELTRVRSEYAVSGTVQRSDGVEVRVIAESPPAEAATPARPTLEDAYLWRLDGGVR; via the coding sequence ATGTTGTCGGTCTCCGGAATCGGGAAGCAGTACGACGGCAGTATCTGGGGGGTTCGGGACGTGACGCTCGATCTCGACGCGGGGATCCACGGGCTGCTCGGACCGAACGGCGCGGGGAAGTCGACGCTCCTCCGGATGCTCACGACCGTGACGGAGCCGACGGAAGGCGACATCACCTGGGACGGGACGGACGTGGTCGACAGTCCGATGCCACTGCGGCGTTCGCTCGGCTACCTCCCGCAGGACTTCGGCGTCTACCCCGACCTGACGCTCGAAGAGTTCCTGGAGTACGTCGGCGCGCTGCGGTCGATGGACGGGGAGAGCGTCGACGCGCGAATCGAGGAACTCCTGGAACTGACGAACCTCGCCGACGTGCGCGACCGGAGACTCGACGGGTTCTCCGGCGGAATGCGCCAGCGCGCCGGCATCGCGCAGGCGTTGCTCAACGACCCGGAGCTGCTCGTGTTAGACGAGCCGACCGTCGGCCTGGACCCGGAAGAACGGGTGCGGTTCCGGAACGTCGTGTCGGAGCTGGCCACGGACCGTGTCGTGATCCTCTCGACACACATCGTCCCGGACATCGAGGCGACCGCGAGCCGGATCGCGTTGCTGAACGGCGGTCGTCTGGTCGACCACACGGACCCGGAGCGCCTGATCGAGCGCGTCGAGGGGAACGTCTACGAGTACAACGTCCCCGCCGACGAGCTGACGCGCGTCCGGTCGGAGTACGCCGTCTCCGGGACGGTCCAACGCTCCGACGGCGTCGAGGTGCGGGTGATCGCGGAGTCACCCCCGGCGGAGGCCGCCACCCCGGCCCGACCGACCCTGGAGGACGCCTACCTCTGGCGGCTCGACGGAGGGGTGCGGTAG
- a CDS encoding zinc ribbon domain-containing protein, producing the protein MTDNGETVVAGAGAYAPSARLPTDAIAAFWDGDRARGVDSVAVPAADEDSLTLGAAAGRRALSAAGVDAAAVEHLAFATTTPPVEEPELTPRLGEFLGVPAGASRETHAGGTRAGTAALSATVARAARPALVVAADAPQGEPDSPEGDAAGAAAGAVVVTADGDGATLSAWGRHAEDYPGTRYRRRGETETESLGVTSYDRAAFREPVVAAVSALPGDAAPEGTEAVAVTAPDGSLPARALAATDAAPSPSAITTPVRTLGDTGAAGPLVGLARAFDDDAARTLLVGVGSAGSAAATVVDGTAPTETALDGDRELSYAEATRRRGELAGSPPAGGGAAVSVPTWRQSRAARYRLVAGRCPDCGALRFPPEGACTGCRALVDYERVTLPDRGEIVTVTGVTADGAPPEFVPQATRDGGFPVGIVRFTVDGATVDVPLQVCDADPSDATAGDTVERAIRRVYEQEGVVRYGAKARPVE; encoded by the coding sequence GTGACGGACAACGGCGAGACGGTCGTGGCCGGGGCCGGCGCGTACGCCCCCTCGGCTCGACTCCCGACAGACGCGATTGCGGCCTTCTGGGACGGCGATCGCGCCCGTGGCGTCGACAGCGTCGCCGTGCCGGCGGCAGACGAGGACAGTCTCACGCTCGGTGCCGCGGCCGGCCGACGGGCGCTCTCGGCGGCGGGCGTCGACGCCGCCGCGGTCGAACACCTCGCGTTCGCCACGACGACGCCGCCGGTCGAGGAACCGGAGCTGACGCCCCGGCTCGGTGAGTTCCTGGGTGTGCCGGCCGGCGCGAGCCGGGAGACACACGCCGGGGGCACTCGCGCGGGGACGGCGGCGCTGTCGGCGACGGTCGCCAGAGCCGCCCGGCCGGCGCTCGTCGTCGCCGCCGACGCCCCCCAGGGGGAGCCGGACAGTCCGGAGGGGGACGCCGCCGGCGCCGCGGCCGGTGCGGTCGTGGTGACGGCCGACGGCGACGGCGCGACCCTCTCGGCGTGGGGGCGTCACGCGGAAGACTACCCCGGGACTCGTTACCGCCGGCGTGGGGAGACCGAGACGGAGTCGCTGGGGGTGACGAGCTACGACCGGGCGGCGTTCCGGGAGCCGGTCGTCGCCGCCGTCTCGGCCCTCCCGGGAGACGCCGCTCCGGAGGGGACCGAGGCGGTCGCCGTCACCGCGCCGGACGGGAGTCTCCCGGCGCGGGCCCTCGCCGCGACGGACGCGGCCCCGTCGCCGTCCGCGATCACGACGCCCGTCCGGACCCTGGGCGACACCGGCGCCGCCGGCCCGCTCGTCGGGTTGGCCCGGGCGTTCGACGACGACGCCGCCCGGACGCTGCTCGTCGGCGTCGGGAGCGCCGGCAGCGCCGCGGCGACGGTCGTCGACGGGACGGCGCCGACGGAGACGGCGTTGGACGGCGACCGCGAACTGTCGTACGCCGAGGCGACGCGCCGCCGCGGGGAACTGGCGGGGTCGCCGCCGGCCGGCGGGGGGGCGGCCGTCTCCGTGCCGACGTGGCGGCAGTCACGGGCGGCTCGGTACCGGCTCGTCGCCGGTCGGTGTCCGGACTGTGGGGCGCTCCGGTTCCCGCCGGAGGGGGCCTGCACCGGCTGTCGCGCGCTCGTCGACTACGAACGGGTGACGCTCCCGGACCGCGGCGAGATCGTCACGGTCACCGGGGTGACGGCCGACGGCGCACCGCCGGAGTTCGTCCCGCAGGCGACCCGCGACGGGGGGTTCCCGGTCGGAATCGTCCGGTTCACCGTCGACGGCGCGACGGTCGACGTGCCGCTCCAGGTGTGTGACGCGGACCCGAGCGACGCCACGGCGGGCGACACGGTCGAGCGAGCGATCCGGCGAGTGTACGAGCAGGAGGGTGTCGTGCGCTACGGCGCGAAGGCGCGACCGGTGGAGTGA
- a CDS encoding DHH family phosphoesterase gives MSAGITMSSMSSYAILGCGSVGHAVADDLTDAGEDVVILDRDDNRVEALRDQDLNARQQDITEADVAEVVADREVVLILSGNVDANKAAVEAIRAAGGEQYIVVRANDPVSKDQLVELGADVVINPSEVIADSALRSLEAGELAYKTQQMVEIFRETDGRLAILSHDNPDPDSIAAAVALQAIAADHDLEADILYDGEMGHQENSAFVNTLGIDLSTRESVGGLSEYGAVALVNHADAGAEGDVEDDVDVYVDHDEPAEPVGAEFVDVRLNVSATSTILTKYLQELDLSPTETVATALLYGIRAETVDFKRETTPADLTAAAYLHPFANHDTLEEVESPSMSPETLDVLAEAIQNREVQGSHLLSNAGFITDREALSQAAQQLLNLEGISTTAVFGIADDHILLAARSNDIRLNIGSALDDAFGDVGEAAGHAKQGSAEIPLGLFTGIEISDDNRDTLLQLSEQAVRRKLFDAMGVEEGSNGS, from the coding sequence ATGAGCGCAGGGATCACGATGTCGTCGATGTCCTCGTACGCCATCTTGGGGTGTGGGAGCGTCGGCCACGCGGTCGCCGACGACCTCACGGACGCGGGCGAAGACGTGGTGATCCTCGACCGCGACGACAACAGGGTCGAGGCGCTACGGGATCAGGATCTGAACGCGCGTCAACAGGACATCACGGAGGCGGACGTAGCGGAGGTCGTGGCCGACCGGGAGGTGGTGTTGATTCTCTCCGGGAACGTCGACGCCAACAAGGCGGCAGTAGAGGCCATCAGAGCAGCCGGCGGGGAGCAGTACATCGTCGTGCGGGCGAACGACCCCGTGAGCAAAGACCAGCTCGTGGAGCTGGGCGCGGACGTGGTCATCAACCCCAGCGAGGTGATCGCCGACAGCGCCCTGCGGTCGTTGGAGGCGGGGGAGTTGGCGTACAAGACCCAGCAGATGGTGGAGATCTTCCGAGAGACGGACGGTCGGCTGGCGATTCTCTCGCACGACAACCCCGATCCGGACTCCATCGCGGCGGCGGTGGCGCTCCAGGCCATCGCCGCGGACCACGACCTGGAGGCGGACATCCTCTACGACGGGGAGATGGGCCACCAGGAGAACAGCGCGTTCGTCAACACGTTGGGGATCGATCTCTCCACCCGTGAGTCGGTCGGGGGGCTGTCGGAGTACGGCGCCGTGGCGCTCGTCAACCACGCCGACGCCGGCGCGGAGGGGGACGTCGAGGACGACGTGGACGTGTACGTCGACCACGACGAGCCGGCGGAGCCGGTGGGCGCGGAGTTCGTGGACGTGCGCCTGAACGTCTCGGCCACGTCGACGATCCTGACCAAGTACCTCCAGGAGCTGGACCTGTCGCCGACGGAGACGGTCGCGACGGCGTTGTTGTACGGCATCCGGGCGGAGACGGTGGACTTCAAACGGGAGACGACGCCGGCGGACCTGACGGCGGCCGCCTACCTCCACCCGTTCGCCAACCACGACACCCTAGAGGAGGTGGAGTCGCCGTCGATGTCGCCGGAGACGCTGGACGTGTTGGCGGAGGCGATCCAGAACCGAGAGGTGCAGGGGAGCCACCTCCTGTCGAACGCCGGGTTCATCACCGACCGGGAGGCGCTGTCGCAGGCGGCCCAACAGCTGCTCAACCTGGAGGGGATCTCGACGACCGCGGTGTTCGGGATCGCGGACGACCACATTCTGCTGGCGGCGCGGTCGAACGACATCCGGCTCAACATCGGGAGCGCCCTGGACGACGCCTTCGGCGACGTCGGGGAGGCTGCGGGCCACGCCAAACAGGGGAGCGCGGAGATCCCACTGGGACTGTTCACCGGGATCGAGATCTCCGACGACAACCGTGACACGCTGTTGCAGTTGTCCGAACAGGCCGTCCGCCGGAAACTGTTCGACGCGATGGGGGTCGAAGAGGGATCGAACGGCTCGTGA
- a CDS encoding 16S ribosomal RNA methyltransferase A, producing MTDFRDPDALRRRAGVRGDPDRDQHFLVDDRVLDRLPGLLPDGADRSHLLEIGGGTGALTDRLLAAGDHVTVIEKDADLAGFLREEFADPVAADRLTVIEGDATDTDLPAFTASVSNLPYGASSPLAFRLLPTGRPLALMFQREFADRMVADPGTDDYGRLSVSTAHYADAEIVETVPRTAFDPQPRVDSAVVRCRPQKPPYEVPDEAFFLRFVKALFTQRRKTVRNAVRNTPHISGVADPDAVVAAADESILSQRPENLPPAEFASLARLATEHSEIGPGQ from the coding sequence GTGACCGACTTCCGCGACCCCGACGCCCTGCGCCGCCGGGCCGGCGTCCGCGGCGACCCGGACCGCGACCAGCACTTCCTCGTCGACGACCGCGTGCTGGACCGACTCCCCGGACTCCTCCCCGACGGCGCCGACCGCAGCCACCTCCTGGAGATCGGCGGCGGCACCGGCGCGCTCACGGACCGCCTGCTAGCGGCCGGCGACCACGTCACCGTGATCGAGAAGGACGCCGACCTGGCCGGGTTCCTGCGCGAGGAGTTCGCCGACCCCGTCGCCGCAGACCGACTGACCGTGATCGAGGGCGACGCCACGGACACCGACCTGCCGGCGTTCACCGCCAGCGTCTCGAACCTCCCGTACGGCGCCTCCTCGCCGTTGGCGTTCCGGCTGCTCCCGACCGGGCGGCCGCTGGCGCTGATGTTCCAACGGGAGTTCGCCGACCGGATGGTCGCCGACCCCGGCACGGACGACTACGGTCGGCTGTCCGTCAGTACCGCCCACTACGCCGACGCCGAGATCGTCGAGACCGTCCCGCGGACCGCGTTCGACCCCCAGCCCCGGGTGGACAGCGCCGTCGTCCGGTGTCGGCCCCAGAAGCCGCCGTACGAGGTGCCCGACGAGGCGTTCTTCCTCCGGTTCGTGAAGGCGTTGTTCACCCAACGGCGCAAGACCGTCCGCAACGCCGTCCGCAACACCCCCCACATCTCCGGGGTCGCCGACCCGGACGCGGTCGTCGCCGCCGCAGACGAGTCGATCCTGTCACAGCGACCGGAGAACCTCCCGCCCGCGGAGTTCGCTTCGCTCGCCCGGCTGGCGACCGAACACAGCGAGATCGGACCGGGACAGTGA
- a CDS encoding mRNA 3'-end processing factor has protein sequence MTDTAGTGVSLRDGVRIDLSDGTRVVADATDPEGDAVVVTHAHGDHLPDDPPATAVCSAATADLAAVRRDGRPTSTATIPGDGSVELLDAGHVAGSRALLVTDPDGTRYCYTGDVSVRDRLYLDGFEPPEADVLVVEATYGEPGFVFPPQSELEGEIVDFFEDTTDRPVLAFGYALGRAQELQLLAERAGRSVTVSDAIADLDAVVADHVDATFSADRYDDLDEIGPGDVVVLPSGLAGSDWVDRLCDRTDALAAGFSGWAIDDSFQYRGGYDETFVLTDHCDFRELVELVEAVDPERVYTTHGSTDTLATELTTRGFDARALVADQHTLGEFG, from the coding sequence GCGACGCCGTCGTCGTGACCCACGCCCACGGCGACCACCTGCCGGACGACCCGCCCGCGACGGCGGTCTGTTCGGCGGCGACGGCGGATCTCGCGGCCGTCCGCCGGGACGGTCGGCCGACGTCGACGGCGACGATTCCGGGCGACGGCTCGGTCGAACTGCTGGACGCCGGCCACGTCGCCGGCTCGCGCGCCCTGCTCGTGACGGACCCGGACGGCACCCGGTACTGCTACACGGGCGACGTCTCCGTCCGAGACCGGCTGTACCTCGACGGGTTCGAGCCGCCCGAGGCGGACGTGCTCGTCGTGGAGGCCACCTACGGGGAGCCGGGGTTCGTCTTCCCGCCGCAGTCGGAGCTGGAAGGCGAGATCGTCGACTTCTTCGAGGATACGACGGACCGGCCGGTGTTGGCGTTCGGCTACGCGCTCGGCCGCGCCCAGGAGCTCCAACTGCTGGCCGAGCGGGCGGGGCGGTCGGTGACCGTCTCGGACGCGATCGCGGATCTCGACGCGGTCGTCGCCGACCACGTCGACGCGACGTTCTCGGCCGACCGCTACGACGATCTCGACGAGATCGGTCCGGGTGACGTGGTCGTGTTGCCGAGTGGACTCGCCGGGAGCGACTGGGTCGACCGGCTGTGTGACCGGACTGACGCGCTCGCGGCCGGCTTCTCCGGGTGGGCCATCGACGACTCCTTCCAGTACCGCGGCGGCTACGACGAGACGTTCGTGCTCACGGACCACTGCGACTTCCGCGAGTTGGTCGAACTGGTGGAGGCGGTCGACCCCGAGCGGGTGTACACCACACACGGCTCGACGGACACGTTGGCGACGGAGCTGACGACCCGCGGGTTCGACGCTCGGGCGCTCGTCGCCGACCAACACACGCTCGGAGAGTTCGGTTGA